The Mastomys coucha isolate ucsf_1 unplaced genomic scaffold, UCSF_Mcou_1 pScaffold4, whole genome shotgun sequence genome has a segment encoding these proteins:
- the LOC116075735 gene encoding zinc finger protein 878-like isoform X1 has protein sequence MSWAGETALDMESKDWLSSSQWISLPASCLPSLGLGDAPSWCQESVAFEDVAVNFSLEEWAMLNPSQKNLYKDVMQETLRNLASIGSSLEHHIIENIYRNSWRKLSGQVMEGLYDCKDDHQCAENFDFTTHSIINQNVLPGVHICENSGCATVVIGHLSLSVLLKPDPKREPYEDEEYGKELYNTEFGATSSSLTSFENYESTYTLERMYKTERCDEDYRYGQNVQKTLNEDKPFECKQCGKCFSSSRYYRRHERRHRAKKCYICKQCGKAFAFPTYLQTHERIHTGEKPYVCLQCGKTFAHSRSLKTHKRTHSVRDLFVCNYCGKTLRHYSSLQIHTRIHTGEKPYVCKPCGKAFITYRSFRIHERIHTGETPYECKQCGNTFMRWIQLRKHEIIHSGVKPYACKLCGKSFTCSGSLRTHERIHTGERPYVCDQCGYSFTRLNSLLRHKITHTGEKPYVCNHCGKTFPRSASLQRHVKIHTEEKPYVCKHCGVAFASSTDLLEHEQTHVDEKPYICEQCGNAFVLWSQFQKHKALHAVPVSYVCKQCGKSFTSSRSLKTHERIHTGEKPYECKQCGKTFLWSYSLQRHEKTHTDGKLHVCKQCGETFPYDSHLQVHEKLHFDDEPFNCKYCGKPFFTLNHLHRHELLHTTLDSSVF, from the exons ATGTCCTGGGCAGGAGAAACCGCACTGGACATGGAGTCCAAGGACTGGCTCAGTTCTTCCCAGTGGATCAGTCTGCCTGCCAGTTGCCTGCCATCTTTAGGTCTTGGGGATGCTCCTTCGTGGTGCCAG GAGTCAGTGGCCTTTGAGGATGTAGCTGTGAACTTCTCCCTGGAGGAGTGGGCTATGTTGAATCCATCCCAGAAGAACctctacaaagatgtgatgcAGGAAACCTTGAGGAACCTGGCTTCTATAG GGAGCAGTTTGGAGCACCATATCATTGAAAATATATACCGAAATTCCTGGAGAAAACTAAG TGGTCAGGTGATGGAGGGACTCTATGACTGTAAAGATGATCATCAGTGTGCAGAAAACTTCGACTTCACTACACACAGCATTATAAACCAGAACGTCTTACCAGGAGTACACATATGTGAAAACAGTGGATGTGCAACAGTAGTCATTGGCCATTTATCTCTGAGTGTACTCCTTAAACCTGACCCAAAGCGTGAACCGTACGAAGATGAGGAATATGGGAAGGAATTATACAATACGGAATTTGGGGCCACCTCCAGTTCTCTCACATCATTTGAGAACTATGAAAGTACTTATACTCTAGAAAGGATGTATAAAACTGAGCGCTGTGATGAAGACTATAGATATGGTCAAAATGTTCAAAAGACTTTAAATGAAGATAAGCCCTTTGAGTGTAAGCAGTGTGGGAAATGTTTCAGTTCCTCCAGGTACTATCGAAGGCACGAACGACGTCATCGTGCAAAGAAATGCTATATCTGTaagcagtgtgggaaagcctttgctTTTCCCACTTACctacaaacacatgaaagaattcaCACAGGGGAGAAGCCGTACGTGTGCTTGCAGTGTGGGAAAACCTTTGCTCATTCCCGTTCCcttaaaacacataaaagaacTCACTCCGTTAGGGACCTCTTTGTGTGCAATTACTGTGGGAAAACCTTACGTCATTACAGTTCTCTTCAAATTCATACAAGAATTCACACGGGAGAGAAACCTTACGTGTGTAAAccatgtgggaaagccttcattACCTACCGGTCCTTTCGAATACATgaaagaattcacactggagaaaCACCATATGAATGTAAGCAGTGTGGAAACACCTTCATGCGTTGGATTCAGTTAcgaaaacatgaaataattcaCAGTGGTGTGAAACCCTATGCTTGTAAGCTATGTGGAAAAAGCTTCACTTGTTCTGGGTCCCTGAGAACACATGAAAGGATTCACACTGGGGAGAGACCCTATGTGTGTGACCAGTGTGGGTATAGCTTTACTCGGTTGAATTCACTTTTAAGACATAAAATAACCCACACTGGTGAGAAGCCTTATGTGTGTAATCATTGTGGGAAAACTTTTCCTCGGTCTGCTTCTCTTCAAAGACATGTCAAAATTCACACCGAGGAGAAACCCTATGTATGCAAACACTGTGGGGTTGCCTTTGCTAGTTCTACTGACCTTTTAGAACATGAGCAAACTCATGTTGATGAAAAACCTTACATATGTGAGCAATGTGGGAATGCCTTTGTGCTGTGGAGTCAATTTCAGAAGCATAAGGCACTTCACGCCGTCCCCGTTTCCTATGTGTGTAAGCAGTGTGGGAAGAGCTTTACTTCTTCGCGGTCACTGAAGACACATGAGAGAATCCACACTGGCGAGAAGCCCTATGAGTGTAAGCAGTGTGGGAAAACCTTCCTGTGGTCTTACTCCCTTCAGAGACATGAAAAAACTCATACTGATGGGAAGCTCCATGTATGTAAACAGTGTGGGGAAACTTTCCCTTACGACAGTCATCTTCAGGTGCATGAGAAACTGCACTTTGACGATGAACCTTTTAATTGTAAGTACTGTGGGAAACCCTTCTTCACTTTGAATCATTTGCATAGACATGAATTACTTCACACTACCCTGGATTCCAGTGTTTTTTAG
- the LOC116075735 gene encoding zinc finger protein 878-like isoform X2, which produces MESVAFEDVAVNFSLEEWAMLNPSQKNLYKDVMQETLRNLASIGSSLEHHIIENIYRNSWRKLSGQVMEGLYDCKDDHQCAENFDFTTHSIINQNVLPGVHICENSGCATVVIGHLSLSVLLKPDPKREPYEDEEYGKELYNTEFGATSSSLTSFENYESTYTLERMYKTERCDEDYRYGQNVQKTLNEDKPFECKQCGKCFSSSRYYRRHERRHRAKKCYICKQCGKAFAFPTYLQTHERIHTGEKPYVCLQCGKTFAHSRSLKTHKRTHSVRDLFVCNYCGKTLRHYSSLQIHTRIHTGEKPYVCKPCGKAFITYRSFRIHERIHTGETPYECKQCGNTFMRWIQLRKHEIIHSGVKPYACKLCGKSFTCSGSLRTHERIHTGERPYVCDQCGYSFTRLNSLLRHKITHTGEKPYVCNHCGKTFPRSASLQRHVKIHTEEKPYVCKHCGVAFASSTDLLEHEQTHVDEKPYICEQCGNAFVLWSQFQKHKALHAVPVSYVCKQCGKSFTSSRSLKTHERIHTGEKPYECKQCGKTFLWSYSLQRHEKTHTDGKLHVCKQCGETFPYDSHLQVHEKLHFDDEPFNCKYCGKPFFTLNHLHRHELLHTTLDSSVF; this is translated from the exons ATG GAGTCAGTGGCCTTTGAGGATGTAGCTGTGAACTTCTCCCTGGAGGAGTGGGCTATGTTGAATCCATCCCAGAAGAACctctacaaagatgtgatgcAGGAAACCTTGAGGAACCTGGCTTCTATAG GGAGCAGTTTGGAGCACCATATCATTGAAAATATATACCGAAATTCCTGGAGAAAACTAAG TGGTCAGGTGATGGAGGGACTCTATGACTGTAAAGATGATCATCAGTGTGCAGAAAACTTCGACTTCACTACACACAGCATTATAAACCAGAACGTCTTACCAGGAGTACACATATGTGAAAACAGTGGATGTGCAACAGTAGTCATTGGCCATTTATCTCTGAGTGTACTCCTTAAACCTGACCCAAAGCGTGAACCGTACGAAGATGAGGAATATGGGAAGGAATTATACAATACGGAATTTGGGGCCACCTCCAGTTCTCTCACATCATTTGAGAACTATGAAAGTACTTATACTCTAGAAAGGATGTATAAAACTGAGCGCTGTGATGAAGACTATAGATATGGTCAAAATGTTCAAAAGACTTTAAATGAAGATAAGCCCTTTGAGTGTAAGCAGTGTGGGAAATGTTTCAGTTCCTCCAGGTACTATCGAAGGCACGAACGACGTCATCGTGCAAAGAAATGCTATATCTGTaagcagtgtgggaaagcctttgctTTTCCCACTTACctacaaacacatgaaagaattcaCACAGGGGAGAAGCCGTACGTGTGCTTGCAGTGTGGGAAAACCTTTGCTCATTCCCGTTCCcttaaaacacataaaagaacTCACTCCGTTAGGGACCTCTTTGTGTGCAATTACTGTGGGAAAACCTTACGTCATTACAGTTCTCTTCAAATTCATACAAGAATTCACACGGGAGAGAAACCTTACGTGTGTAAAccatgtgggaaagccttcattACCTACCGGTCCTTTCGAATACATgaaagaattcacactggagaaaCACCATATGAATGTAAGCAGTGTGGAAACACCTTCATGCGTTGGATTCAGTTAcgaaaacatgaaataattcaCAGTGGTGTGAAACCCTATGCTTGTAAGCTATGTGGAAAAAGCTTCACTTGTTCTGGGTCCCTGAGAACACATGAAAGGATTCACACTGGGGAGAGACCCTATGTGTGTGACCAGTGTGGGTATAGCTTTACTCGGTTGAATTCACTTTTAAGACATAAAATAACCCACACTGGTGAGAAGCCTTATGTGTGTAATCATTGTGGGAAAACTTTTCCTCGGTCTGCTTCTCTTCAAAGACATGTCAAAATTCACACCGAGGAGAAACCCTATGTATGCAAACACTGTGGGGTTGCCTTTGCTAGTTCTACTGACCTTTTAGAACATGAGCAAACTCATGTTGATGAAAAACCTTACATATGTGAGCAATGTGGGAATGCCTTTGTGCTGTGGAGTCAATTTCAGAAGCATAAGGCACTTCACGCCGTCCCCGTTTCCTATGTGTGTAAGCAGTGTGGGAAGAGCTTTACTTCTTCGCGGTCACTGAAGACACATGAGAGAATCCACACTGGCGAGAAGCCCTATGAGTGTAAGCAGTGTGGGAAAACCTTCCTGTGGTCTTACTCCCTTCAGAGACATGAAAAAACTCATACTGATGGGAAGCTCCATGTATGTAAACAGTGTGGGGAAACTTTCCCTTACGACAGTCATCTTCAGGTGCATGAGAAACTGCACTTTGACGATGAACCTTTTAATTGTAAGTACTGTGGGAAACCCTTCTTCACTTTGAATCATTTGCATAGACATGAATTACTTCACACTACCCTGGATTCCAGTGTTTTTTAG